A part of Anaerotignum faecicola genomic DNA contains:
- the nifS gene encoding cysteine desulfurase NifS codes for MPTKYYFDNAATTPVREEVLQEILPYFREYYGNASSIYSIAKESKKALEAARAKVAAAIGATPDEIYFTAGGSESDNMALRGVVNASKKEKKHIITTKIEHHAILHTAEFLETKGVDVTYLNVDEFGKISLEELENVIRPETVLISVMFANNEIGTIQPIAEIGEIAKKHGVLFHTDAVQAVGHVPIDVEKLQVDLLSMSGHKLGAPKGIGAIYIRKGTRISPLIFGGAQEKKLRAGTENIAGIVGLGKAAELAVAEMEETTKKLTALRDKLIHGILESIPDSRLNGHPTDRLPGNCNISFSYIEGESLLLLLDALGIAASSGSACTSGSLDPSHVLMAIGLPHEIAHGSLRLTIDRENTEEQVDFILEKLPGLVQRLRDMSPVYPGKKA; via the coding sequence ATGCCGACAAAATATTATTTTGATAACGCAGCAACAACACCCGTAAGGGAGGAGGTATTGCAGGAGATTCTTCCTTACTTTAGAGAATATTACGGCAATGCATCCAGCATTTACAGCATTGCGAAGGAAAGCAAAAAGGCACTGGAGGCAGCAAGGGCAAAGGTGGCGGCTGCGATTGGTGCGACACCCGATGAAATTTATTTCACAGCAGGCGGCTCCGAAAGCGACAATATGGCACTGCGTGGCGTGGTAAACGCAAGCAAGAAAGAGAAAAAACATATTATTACAACAAAAATTGAACATCATGCGATTCTGCATACCGCAGAATTTCTGGAAACAAAGGGTGTGGATGTGACTTATCTGAACGTAGACGAATTCGGGAAGATTTCTTTGGAGGAGCTGGAAAATGTCATCCGTCCGGAAACCGTTCTGATTTCCGTTATGTTTGCGAATAACGAAATCGGTACGATTCAGCCTATCGCAGAGATTGGCGAAATTGCGAAAAAGCACGGCGTTTTGTTCCACACAGATGCGGTACAGGCTGTCGGTCATGTACCCATTGATGTAGAAAAGCTGCAGGTTGATTTGCTGTCCATGAGTGGGCATAAGCTGGGCGCACCGAAGGGCATCGGTGCGATTTATATCCGCAAGGGAACAAGGATTTCTCCGCTGATTTTCGGCGGTGCACAGGAAAAGAAGCTGCGTGCGGGCACAGAAAATATTGCGGGTATTGTTGGTCTGGGCAAGGCTGCGGAGCTGGCAGTGGCTGAAATGGAGGAAACAACAAAGAAGCTGACTGCACTGCGGGATAAGCTGATTCATGGGATTTTGGAAAGCATTCCCGATAGCCGCCTGAACGGACACCCGACAGATCGTCTGCCCGGCAACTGCAACATTTCCTTCTCCTATATTGAAGGCGAATCCCTGCTGCTGCTGCTGGATGCACTGGGCATTGCAGCTTCCAGCGGTTCTGCATGTACATCCGGCTCTCTGGACCCTTCTCATGTGCTGATGGCGATTGGTTTGCCTCATGAGATTGCACATGGCTCTCTGAGACTGACAATAGACAGAGAAAACACGGAGGAGCAGGTAGACTTTATTCTGGAAAAATTGCCCGGTCTGGTACAGCGGCTGAGAGATATGTCTCCCGTTTATCCCGGCAAAAAGGCTTG
- a CDS encoding helix-turn-helix domain-containing protein: MEFKDRLKALRKEKKLTQVKLGEMLNYGYTAIANYESGRNQPSISDLKKIASIFNVSMDYLLGVNDIRYPYVIDDETATFNEFRRYYTLLEEDSKADLLLYMEFLVERQNRMKAIPDLKYEDYELKNTIQKAAQKPVAYRKE; this comes from the coding sequence ATGGAATTTAAAGACCGCTTGAAAGCATTGAGAAAAGAAAAAAAGCTGACACAGGTCAAGTTAGGCGAAATGCTCAACTATGGCTATACAGCGATTGCAAACTATGAATCCGGTCGAAACCAACCCTCCATTTCCGATTTAAAAAAAATTGCCTCCATCTTCAATGTCTCTATGGATTATCTTTTGGGTGTCAATGATATCCGCTATCCCTATGTGATTGATGACGAAACCGCTACGTTCAACGAATTTCGTCGATATTACACCCTGCTGGAGGAGGACAGTAAGGCGGATTTACTGCTGTATATGGAATTTCTGGTTGAACGGCAAAACCGCATGAAGGCAATTCCCGACCTGAAATATGAGGATTACGAATTAAAAAACACCATCCAAAAGGCAGCACAGAAGCCTGTGGCATACCGCAAGGAATGA
- a CDS encoding suppressor of fused domain protein — MAEEKKIENAVYEYDVLEERTERRPATVTPYEREICQHMEGLFPHRVTRVYREIDSEFLSVNVFVMKAPTKKDFHVLYTTGMSAMPMKLPQEFLPKYKDLERAELLLFLPAEWDILTGYETDADVPDRLWWPVRLMKYLARFPHEFKTWLGWGHTLPNSADCVPYDESTKLCGAMLGALQENISMFRTEDDTQINMYCVIPLYKEEMEYQKAAGTEALMQKLSVLNGYGMIVFPDRPNVCAEEE; from the coding sequence ATGGCAGAGGAAAAGAAAATCGAAAATGCCGTTTATGAATATGATGTATTAGAGGAAAGAACGGAACGCCGTCCGGCGACAGTGACCCCCTATGAACGGGAAATCTGTCAGCACATGGAGGGGCTGTTTCCGCATCGTGTGACGAGAGTGTATCGGGAGATAGATTCCGAATTTCTGAGCGTGAATGTTTTCGTGATGAAAGCACCCACGAAGAAGGATTTTCATGTGCTGTATACCACAGGGATGAGCGCGATGCCGATGAAGCTGCCGCAGGAATTTCTGCCGAAATATAAGGATTTGGAGCGCGCGGAGCTGCTGCTGTTTCTGCCGGCGGAATGGGATATTCTGACAGGATACGAAACAGATGCGGATGTGCCTGACCGCCTTTGGTGGCCTGTACGGCTGATGAAATATTTGGCAAGATTTCCGCACGAATTCAAAACATGGCTGGGCTGGGGGCATACACTGCCGAATTCAGCCGATTGTGTGCCGTATGACGAAAGTACGAAGCTTTGCGGCGCGATGCTCGGAGCATTGCAGGAAAATATCAGCATGTTCCGTACGGAGGATGATACGCAGATTAACATGTACTGCGTGATTCCGCTGTATAAAGAGGAAATGGAGTACCAGAAAGCTGCGGGCACAGAGGCGTTGATGCAGAAGCTTTCTGTACTGAATGGGTATGGGATGATTGTATTTCCTGACAGACCGAATGTCTGCGCAGAGGAAGAATAA
- the ftsY gene encoding signal recognition particle-docking protein FtsY, whose product MGFFAKLKAGLDKTRKNILGGVDGVLGAFTKIDEDLFEELEEALIMADMGVQTTMDIVENLRKRVKREHATDPAVIKDMLIDEITAILQEGAQEDENLPSPSVLLVIGVNGVGKTTTIGKLAHNFKEDGKSVLLAAADTFRAAAIDQLEIWGERSEIPVIKHEENSDPAAVVYDAVHEARKQNTDLLICDTAGRLHNKKNLMEELKKIARVIEREYPAAHREVYLVLDATTGQNALQQAKLFKEVTDITGIVLTKLDGTAKGGIVVAIKSELQIPVRYIGVGEGIHDLQKFDAAEFAGALFGREA is encoded by the coding sequence ATGGGCTTTTTTGCGAAGCTGAAGGCGGGCTTGGATAAGACAAGAAAGAACATCCTTGGCGGTGTGGACGGCGTTCTGGGCGCGTTTACGAAGATTGACGAGGATTTGTTTGAGGAGCTGGAGGAAGCACTCATCATGGCAGATATGGGCGTGCAGACGACAATGGATATCGTGGAAAACCTGCGAAAAAGGGTTAAGAGAGAGCATGCGACCGACCCTGCGGTAATCAAGGATATGCTGATTGATGAGATTACGGCGATTTTGCAGGAGGGTGCGCAGGAGGACGAAAATCTGCCCTCTCCTTCCGTTCTGCTGGTCATTGGTGTGAATGGTGTCGGCAAGACAACGACCATCGGCAAGCTGGCGCATAATTTCAAGGAGGACGGGAAATCCGTGCTTCTGGCGGCGGCGGATACCTTCCGTGCAGCGGCAATCGATCAGCTGGAAATCTGGGGGGAACGCTCCGAGATTCCTGTGATCAAGCATGAGGAAAATTCCGACCCTGCGGCGGTGGTATATGACGCAGTGCATGAGGCAAGAAAGCAGAATACCGACCTTTTAATCTGCGATACGGCAGGGCGTTTGCACAACAAGAAAAACCTGATGGAGGAATTGAAGAAGATTGCGCGTGTCATCGAGAGAGAATACCCTGCGGCACACAGAGAGGTATATCTGGTGCTGGATGCCACAACGGGACAGAACGCACTGCAGCAGGCAAAGCTGTTCAAGGAAGTGACGGATATCACAGGAATTGTGCTGACAAAGCTGGACGGCACAGCCAAGGGCGGCATTGTGGTTGCAATCAAGAGCGAATTGCAGATCCCTGTACGCTATATCGGGGTCGGGGAAGGGATTCACGATTTGCAGAAATTTGATGCGGCTGAATTTGCAGGTGCATTGTTCGGAAGGGAGGCATAA
- the smc gene encoding chromosome segregation protein SMC translates to MYLKRLDLQGFKSFPEKVKLEFNPGVTAVVGPNGSGKSNVSDAVRWVLGEQRARSLRGDKMEDIIFAGTENRKPLGFAEVSILIDNQDGRLPLAYSEVQVTRRVFRSGESEYRINGTACRLKDIQELFMDTGVGREGYSIIGQGRIDEILSAKGEERRRIFEEAAGIVKYKTRKNEAVNKLEKEQQNLLRVDDIISELEVQVEPLEKQSEKAREYLRLKERLKQAEMTAFCRDAARIAKETEMLLQAEETAAEQLAESLAKSNLEKAQAAFFREKNEELDALLQQQNDKMTELRAELEKTEGEIRLREEQRANDEANRTRIAGEMAEKAKKQTENEAEQELCRSKMAGLKLEMDARQEELDALQEEYASLSTVLSQDETKVESFKDEIFEQIRIGTEAKGEISKREAMQEQFLARRAQLLGEKEHTESRLHQFTVHLQALEKQENDRKEQIRYLEQELTALEQDKRHALQEKQKAETSLSVQERRGSELQSRLALLSEMEREHEGYYNSVKSLLNLPDAKERGICGAVGQLLKVEETYETAIEAALGGALQNIVTETEEDARDAIGYLKRRNLGRATFLPVTAIKGRPLEGRQAILAEVGVIGTAYELVSFEEKFRQLAMYLLGRILVVENLDKAVQLAKKYRHQYKLVTLEGDILNPGGAMTGGSQQKKALHVFGRSREIRSLQEALQTANRTITEMRDRLALANEDLQEIEQETVEKKMELQRVMVTQSSDSGEKEKTLAEKQEAAERLSLLELEEKQLAEQTENAEKEIVALRERAACSETAMEAANAQLTAFQDSLTGGKEEKDMLMEKITQRKIALSSIGQNVYSMEEKLLRLQEEQKALRTEQKKAEEQAALYEKNTGLRQEQQEALQQRAAELEQQAQTAQSCLNETAAEKQETAEKAAKAEETAAEWKETANKLENEQLRILAKKEKLEEEKQRITAQMWEEYEMTLRMAQEYTAGLPQEQEQLSVREWKGKIRALGDVNVGAIEQYKEVKERFEFLTAQREDILAAEEKLQQIIEELSILMEQQFREQFKVISENFSEVFREMFGGGRAQLRLTDAAHVLESPIEIVAQPPGKNLQNMQLLSGGERALTAIAILFSILKMKPSPFCILDEIEAALDDANVSRYAQYLKKFAEETQFIVITHRKGTMEHADVLYGVTMQEKGISKLISVDFSEAEKSITA, encoded by the coding sequence ATGTATTTGAAACGATTGGATTTACAGGGTTTCAAATCCTTTCCCGAAAAAGTGAAGCTGGAATTTAACCCGGGGGTGACGGCGGTTGTCGGCCCGAACGGGAGCGGCAAGAGCAATGTTTCCGATGCGGTGCGTTGGGTGCTTGGGGAGCAGAGAGCCAGAAGTCTGCGCGGCGATAAGATGGAGGATATTATATTCGCCGGAACGGAGAACAGAAAGCCCCTTGGCTTTGCTGAGGTTTCCATTCTGATTGATAATCAGGATGGCAGACTGCCTTTGGCATACAGCGAGGTGCAGGTGACGCGGCGTGTGTTTCGCTCGGGTGAGAGCGAATACCGCATTAACGGAACGGCGTGCCGCCTAAAGGATATTCAGGAATTATTTATGGATACGGGCGTGGGCCGAGAGGGCTATTCCATCATCGGACAGGGACGTATTGATGAAATTCTGAGTGCAAAGGGAGAGGAACGCCGCCGGATTTTTGAGGAAGCGGCAGGCATTGTAAAATATAAAACAAGGAAAAACGAAGCGGTCAATAAGCTGGAAAAGGAACAGCAGAATCTGCTGCGTGTGGATGATATCATCAGCGAATTAGAGGTGCAGGTGGAGCCGCTGGAGAAGCAGAGCGAGAAGGCGAGGGAATACCTTCGCCTGAAGGAGCGGCTGAAGCAGGCGGAAATGACTGCCTTTTGCAGGGATGCGGCGCGGATTGCAAAAGAAACGGAAATGCTTTTGCAGGCGGAGGAGACTGCGGCGGAGCAGCTTGCGGAAAGCCTTGCAAAAAGCAATCTGGAAAAGGCGCAGGCGGCTTTCTTCCGAGAGAAAAACGAGGAGCTGGATGCCCTTTTGCAGCAGCAGAATGACAAAATGACAGAGCTGCGTGCCGAATTGGAAAAGACAGAGGGCGAGATTCGCCTGCGCGAGGAGCAGCGTGCCAATGACGAGGCAAACCGCACCCGTATTGCCGGAGAAATGGCGGAAAAGGCGAAAAAGCAGACGGAAAATGAAGCGGAGCAGGAGCTTTGCCGCAGCAAAATGGCAGGACTGAAACTGGAAATGGACGCAAGACAGGAGGAACTGGATGCGCTGCAGGAAGAATATGCATCTCTGAGCACTGTGCTGAGTCAGGATGAAACGAAGGTGGAGTCCTTTAAGGATGAAATTTTTGAGCAGATTCGGATTGGCACAGAGGCGAAGGGGGAAATCTCCAAGCGGGAGGCCATGCAGGAGCAGTTTCTTGCCAGAAGGGCGCAGCTTCTGGGCGAAAAGGAGCATACGGAAAGCAGACTGCATCAATTTACGGTGCATTTGCAGGCATTGGAAAAGCAGGAAAATGACCGAAAGGAGCAGATTCGCTATCTGGAGCAGGAGCTGACTGCCTTGGAGCAGGACAAAAGGCATGCGCTGCAGGAAAAGCAGAAGGCGGAGACAAGCCTTTCCGTACAGGAAAGACGCGGCTCTGAGCTGCAATCGCGATTAGCACTGCTTTCTGAAATGGAACGGGAGCATGAGGGCTATTACAACAGCGTAAAAAGCCTGCTGAATTTGCCGGATGCGAAGGAAAGAGGCATCTGCGGCGCAGTCGGACAGCTTTTGAAGGTGGAGGAGACCTACGAAACTGCTATTGAAGCGGCGTTAGGCGGCGCATTACAGAACATTGTTACCGAAACAGAGGAGGACGCAAGGGATGCCATTGGCTATCTGAAAAGGCGGAACCTCGGCAGGGCGACCTTTCTGCCTGTGACCGCCATCAAGGGCAGACCGCTTGAGGGCAGACAGGCGATTCTGGCGGAGGTCGGCGTGATTGGTACGGCGTATGAGCTGGTTTCGTTTGAGGAGAAATTCAGACAGCTTGCAATGTATCTCTTAGGGCGGATTCTGGTTGTGGAAAATCTGGACAAAGCGGTACAGCTGGCGAAAAAATATCGCCATCAGTATAAGCTGGTTACGCTGGAAGGGGACATTCTGAACCCCGGCGGCGCAATGACGGGTGGCTCACAGCAGAAAAAGGCACTGCATGTTTTCGGCAGAAGCAGAGAAATCCGCAGCCTACAGGAGGCCTTGCAGACGGCAAACCGAACCATCACAGAGATGCGTGACAGGCTTGCGCTTGCAAATGAGGATTTGCAGGAGATTGAGCAGGAAACCGTTGAGAAAAAAATGGAGCTGCAAAGGGTCATGGTGACGCAAAGCAGTGACAGCGGCGAAAAGGAAAAAACACTGGCGGAGAAGCAGGAGGCTGCCGAAAGGCTTTCCCTTCTGGAGCTGGAGGAAAAGCAGCTGGCGGAGCAGACGGAAAATGCCGAGAAGGAAATTGTGGCACTGCGCGAAAGGGCGGCTTGCTCGGAAACGGCAATGGAAGCGGCAAATGCACAGCTGACTGCCTTTCAGGACAGCCTGACGGGCGGCAAGGAAGAAAAGGACATGCTGATGGAGAAGATTACGCAGAGGAAAATTGCGCTTTCTTCCATCGGGCAGAATGTATACAGCATGGAGGAAAAGCTGCTGCGTTTGCAGGAGGAGCAGAAAGCCCTCCGGACAGAGCAGAAAAAAGCAGAGGAGCAGGCGGCACTGTATGAAAAAAATACGGGTCTGCGGCAGGAGCAGCAGGAAGCCCTACAGCAGAGGGCGGCGGAGCTGGAGCAGCAGGCGCAGACCGCACAAAGCTGCCTGAATGAAACGGCGGCAGAGAAGCAGGAAACTGCGGAAAAAGCCGCAAAAGCCGAGGAAACGGCGGCAGAATGGAAGGAAACGGCAAACAAGCTGGAGAATGAACAGCTGCGCATTTTGGCGAAAAAGGAAAAGCTGGAAGAAGAAAAGCAGCGCATTACCGCCCAGATGTGGGAGGAATACGAAATGACGCTGCGGATGGCGCAGGAATATACGGCAGGACTGCCACAGGAGCAGGAGCAGCTTTCCGTGAGGGAATGGAAAGGGAAAATCCGCGCACTGGGGGATGTGAATGTCGGCGCGATTGAGCAGTATAAGGAAGTAAAGGAGCGGTTTGAATTTCTGACGGCGCAGAGAGAGGATATTCTTGCGGCGGAGGAAAAGCTGCAGCAGATCATTGAGGAGCTTTCGATTTTGATGGAGCAGCAGTTCCGCGAGCAGTTCAAGGTGATTTCCGAGAATTTCAGCGAGGTATTCCGCGAAATGTTTGGCGGCGGCAGGGCACAGCTCAGGCTGACCGATGCGGCGCACGTTCTGGAATCCCCGATTGAGATTGTGGCACAGCCGCCCGGGAAAAATTTGCAGAACATGCAGCTGCTTTCCGGCGGGGAGCGTGCATTGACCGCGATTGCGATTTTATTTTCCATTCTGAAAATGAAGCCCTCTCCCTTCTGTATTCTGGACGAGATTGAGGCGGCGTTGGACGATGCGAATGTCAGCAGATATGCACAGTATCTGAAAAAATTTGCAGAGGAAACGCAGTTTATTGTCATTACCCACAGAAAGGGCACGATGGAGCATGCAGATGTGCTTTATGGCGTGACGATGCAGGAGAAGGGCATTTCCAAATTGATTTCCGTTGACTTTTCGGAGGCGGAAAAAAGTATTACAGCGTAA
- a CDS encoding dihydroorotase, whose translation MKTVLKNCRVLGTTHDKDMLHDIYVENGIIEKIGLNLEVEGAKQIDVGGHTVMSGLIDMHCNICDPGHEYIEDIATASRAALRGGFTTITCEPNTDPVIDNKTVVEYIVSKSKEKSLVNIYPYGSMSIGCKGQEIAEIGEMYDAGIVGISDGDEFTDSAAFLRNVMIYTKMFDLPVLTHCEDRSLSGVGVMNEGYTAACLGLTGMPREAEEVIVARNLNLAERTGVHLHLSHISTKGSVQLIREAKGRGVPVTCETCPHYFILTEDAIGDYDTFAKVNPPLRAKEDVYAIIEGIMDGTIDVIASGHSPTNMTEKEREFDVAAYGISALETALSLSYTHLVETGYITVEHLIRLMSAKPAEILKLYNKGSLAEGKDADIIVVDFLETHRIDPEHFASKAKFSPFAAEEVRGKVLYTMVGGRLLT comes from the coding sequence ATGAAGACAGTTCTGAAAAATTGCAGAGTGCTTGGAACAACCCATGATAAGGATATGCTCCATGATATTTATGTGGAGAATGGGATTATTGAAAAAATCGGTCTGAATCTTGAGGTTGAGGGGGCGAAGCAGATTGATGTCGGCGGACATACGGTGATGTCCGGATTGATTGACATGCACTGCAACATCTGCGACCCCGGACATGAATATATCGAGGATATCGCAACGGCTTCCCGTGCGGCACTGCGCGGCGGCTTTACAACGATTACCTGCGAACCGAATACAGACCCTGTCATTGATAATAAAACGGTTGTGGAATATATTGTTTCCAAATCGAAGGAAAAATCTTTGGTAAATATTTATCCCTACGGTAGCATGTCTATCGGCTGTAAGGGGCAGGAGATTGCGGAAATCGGGGAAATGTACGATGCAGGGATTGTCGGTATTTCCGATGGGGATGAATTTACGGATTCTGCCGCATTCCTGAGAAATGTAATGATTTATACGAAGATGTTTGATTTGCCCGTGCTGACACATTGCGAGGATCGGTCGCTTTCGGGCGTGGGTGTCATGAATGAGGGCTATACGGCGGCATGCCTTGGCCTGACGGGGATGCCGCGAGAGGCGGAGGAAGTGATTGTTGCAAGAAATCTGAACCTTGCGGAGCGGACAGGTGTGCATCTGCATTTATCGCACATCAGCACGAAGGGCTCTGTGCAGCTGATTCGTGAAGCGAAGGGCAGAGGGGTTCCTGTGACCTGCGAAACGTGCCCACATTATTTTATTCTGACGGAGGACGCCATCGGGGATTATGATACATTTGCGAAGGTGAATCCGCCGCTCAGGGCAAAGGAGGATGTTTACGCCATTATTGAGGGAATTATGGATGGGACGATTGATGTTATCGCATCGGGTCACAGCCCTACAAATATGACAGAAAAGGAACGGGAATTTGATGTTGCGGCGTATGGCATTTCTGCACTGGAAACGGCGCTTTCTCTGAGCTATACGCATCTGGTGGAGACGGGATATATTACGGTGGAGCATCTGATTCGGCTGATGTCCGCGAAGCCGGCGGAGATTTTGAAATTATATAATAAGGGAAGCCTGGCAGAGGGAAAGGATGCCGATATTATCGTGGTAGATTTTCTGGAAACCCACCGCATTGACCCGGAGCATTTTGCATCCAAGGCGAAATTTTCTCCCTTTGCGGCGGAGGAGGTGCGCGGCAAGGTGCTTTATACCATGGTTGGCGGCAGACTGCTGACCTAA
- a CDS encoding aspartate carbamoyltransferase catalytic subunit, translated as MPLHKKDFFGLRGMSADDIRYILGTAETMKYILNQKDKKTPHLQGKSVIMLFYEQSARAKLAYELAAQYLSANVIDMTNTVHSIEKESLQDIGQLMDQMGADFIILRHSMAGAPRLLASCVEASVINAGDGFNENPGQSLLDLLTIREQKGGFEGLKVAIIGDLLHSRVSKSNIWGLTKLGAEVCVSGPPTLMLPAIENFGVEVYYDAREAVNNADVILTTRMRMEKQDKKSLPSLDEYKRLFRIDENLLRYAKKDAIVMHPGPIQRGIEISSGVIDSKQCIINDQIGNSVAVRMAMFYILSQVGGAFR; from the coding sequence ATGCCGCTGCATAAGAAGGATTTTTTCGGCTTACGGGGAATGTCTGCGGATGATATCCGCTATATTCTTGGGACTGCCGAAACGATGAAATATATTTTGAACCAGAAGGATAAGAAAACACCGCATTTGCAGGGAAAATCTGTTATCATGCTTTTTTATGAGCAGAGTGCCAGAGCGAAGCTGGCGTATGAGCTTGCGGCGCAGTACCTCAGCGCAAATGTGATTGATATGACAAATACGGTACATTCCATTGAGAAGGAAAGTTTGCAGGATATCGGACAGCTGATGGATCAGATGGGGGCGGATTTTATTATTCTGCGTCATTCCATGGCGGGCGCGCCGAGACTGCTGGCAAGCTGTGTGGAGGCTTCTGTCATCAATGCGGGGGATGGCTTTAATGAAAACCCCGGACAGTCTCTGCTTGACCTTCTGACGATTCGGGAGCAAAAGGGCGGCTTTGAGGGGCTGAAGGTTGCCATCATTGGGGATTTGCTGCATAGCCGCGTTTCCAAAAGCAACATCTGGGGTCTGACGAAGCTGGGCGCGGAGGTCTGCGTTTCGGGACCGCCGACGCTGATGCTGCCTGCCATCGAGAATTTCGGGGTGGAGGTATATTATGATGCCAGAGAGGCAGTCAATAATGCGGATGTTATCCTGACAACACGCATGCGGATGGAGAAGCAGGATAAGAAATCCCTGCCTTCTCTGGATGAATATAAACGCCTGTTCCGTATTGATGAAAACCTTTTGCGCTATGCAAAGAAGGATGCCATTGTGATGCATCCCGGCCCGATTCAGAGGGGGATTGAGATTTCCTCCGGAGTGATTGACAGCAAGCAGTGTATCATCAATGACCAAATCGGGAACTCTGTTGCGGTGCGTATGGCAATGTTCTATATCCTTTCTCAGGTGGGAGGTGCGTTCAGATGA
- a CDS encoding RluA family pseudouridine synthase — protein sequence MEYFTFGAEQEDVGTRIDVFLADAMENLSRSGVQKLIEEGHITLNGGRTKANYKLRERDIIDVEVPEVKEVEILPEDIPLDILYEDADVIVVNKPQGMVVHPAPGHTSGTLVNALMFHCGDELSGINGEKRPGIVHRIDKDTSGVLMVAKNDMAHQSLAAQLAEHSITRKYNAVVYNGFTEDEGTVDEPIGRNPQDRKKMAVTQKHSRHAVTHYRVIERMEKFTLIEAQLETGRTHQIRVHMTYIGHPLLGDMVYGPKKQPIHLEGQALHARVLGFIHPRTGEYLEFEAPLPPYFEALLERLRK from the coding sequence ATGGAATATTTTACCTTTGGGGCGGAGCAGGAGGACGTTGGGACAAGAATTGACGTTTTTCTTGCGGATGCCATGGAAAATCTTTCGCGCAGCGGTGTGCAGAAGCTGATTGAGGAAGGGCATATCACGCTGAATGGCGGAAGGACAAAAGCAAATTATAAGCTGCGGGAGAGGGACATCATTGATGTAGAGGTGCCTGAGGTGAAGGAGGTTGAAATTCTGCCGGAGGATATCCCGCTGGATATTTTATATGAGGATGCGGATGTCATCGTGGTGAATAAGCCACAGGGGATGGTGGTGCATCCGGCTCCCGGACATACGAGCGGCACATTGGTCAATGCGCTGATGTTTCACTGCGGAGACGAGCTGAGCGGCATTAACGGGGAGAAACGCCCCGGAATCGTGCATCGCATTGATAAGGATACCTCCGGGGTGCTGATGGTTGCGAAAAACGATATGGCGCATCAGTCTCTGGCGGCACAGCTTGCAGAGCACAGCATTACGAGAAAATATAATGCGGTGGTCTACAACGGTTTTACGGAGGACGAGGGGACGGTGGACGAGCCTATCGGCAGAAATCCACAGGACAGAAAGAAAATGGCGGTGACGCAGAAGCACAGCCGCCATGCGGTGACGCATTATCGCGTGATCGAAAGAATGGAAAAATTTACACTGATTGAGGCGCAGCTGGAAACGGGGCGGACACACCAGATTCGCGTACACATGACCTATATCGGGCATCCGCTTCTGGGTGACATGGTATACGGCCCGAAGAAGCAGCCGATTCACTTAGAGGGACAGGCACTGCATGCCCGTGTGCTGGGCTTTATTCACCCGCGCACAGGGGAATATCTGGAATTTGAGGCACCTTTGCCGCCTTATTTTGAAGCATTGCTGGAACGACTGCGGAAATAA
- the lspA gene encoding signal peptidase II, whose protein sequence is MIPILITILLILLDQGTKLWALGSLKPIHSMTVVDGFLDLTFVENRGVAFGMLSGQRWLILVLTGVIAGALIYFYRTLPKKKAYLPLRAALLLVLSGAVGNIIDRVCRGYVVDFFEFTFFDWPVFNVADIYVVAGVILMVLLIVFVLKDEDLDLKKKKDE, encoded by the coding sequence ATGATACCGATTTTGATAACGATACTACTGATTTTATTAGACCAGGGGACAAAGCTCTGGGCATTGGGAAGCCTGAAGCCGATTCACAGCATGACGGTGGTGGACGGCTTTCTGGATTTGACGTTTGTGGAAAACAGAGGGGTTGCCTTCGGGATGCTCTCCGGGCAGAGGTGGCTGATTTTGGTGCTGACAGGCGTAATCGCCGGTGCGCTGATTTATTTTTACCGCACACTGCCGAAAAAGAAGGCATATCTTCCCCTGCGCGCGGCACTTTTATTGGTGCTTTCGGGCGCGGTCGGCAATATTATTGACCGCGTATGCCGCGGCTATGTGGTGGATTTTTTTGAATTCACCTTCTTTGACTGGCCTGTGTTTAATGTGGCAGATATTTATGTTGTCGCAGGGGTCATCCTGATGGTGCTTCTGATTGTATTTGTGCTGAAGGATGAGGATTTGGATTTGAAGAAGAAAAAGGATGAATGA